A genomic region of Barnesiella viscericola DSM 18177 contains the following coding sequences:
- a CDS encoding HD family phosphohydrolase, translating into MDQTRIQKILSSKRVLQFLFFIAAVALVTYFFPGEGKFRYTFQEGKPWKYGLLTAPFDFPIYKDEAVIQQEKDSIMLGFQPVFSFNNTVGTKSTTDFEKSLGSHPNLSISPSLRKNLVEALRDTYRKGIVSSDDYTRLQTGKFKEIRIVENNVAREMPVADLQSPREAYENIINRFPDAYTHHVLQNCNLNDYLNTNVTFDSITTDRLKDNLLQRIALSDGIVQAGERIVDRGEIVTPQTYRILKSLESVSLKKSTVNDHRGYTVIGQIIVFTCLFAFFYLFLALFRPQTFNEMRTLGFIMMLIVGLSLIAFFFSEVRVQGIYLVPFAIIPIIVVTFFDSRTALYVHLITVLICAFTAPFALEFIFLQLIVGMTAIDSLSDLSRRSQLMRCAVLVFFAYCFAYIGYTLLSEGDLSKLNYNMFIYFGINCVFLLFAYLLIYIFEKSFGFISTVTLVELSDVNNPILRQLSEECPGTFQHSLQISNLAAEAANKIGAKAQLVRTGALYHDIGKLKNPAFFTENQSGFNPHTPLSFEQSAQIVISHVNDGLKMADKHRLPQAIKDFIATHHGKGKAKFFYNSYRNKYPDRPVDESKFTYPGPNPFTKETGILMMADAVEAASRSLKEYTNESISQLVNRIIDSQIADGLLRDTPLSFRDVETIKATFIEKLKTIYHTRISYPELNKSEKPREEKAPETPAQTTGI; encoded by the coding sequence ATGGATCAAACCCGCATACAGAAAATCCTGTCCAGCAAACGAGTCCTGCAATTTCTCTTTTTCATAGCCGCGGTGGCCCTGGTTACCTATTTCTTCCCCGGCGAAGGAAAATTCCGCTACACCTTCCAGGAGGGTAAACCGTGGAAATACGGACTGCTCACCGCACCTTTCGACTTCCCCATCTACAAGGACGAAGCCGTCATTCAACAAGAGAAAGACAGCATCATGCTGGGCTTCCAGCCGGTATTCTCATTCAACAACACGGTGGGGACCAAATCCACAACCGACTTCGAAAAATCGCTCGGCAGCCACCCCAACCTGTCCATATCCCCCTCGTTGCGCAAAAATCTGGTCGAGGCTCTGCGCGACACCTACCGCAAAGGAATCGTCTCGTCCGACGACTATACCCGTCTGCAAACGGGCAAGTTCAAGGAGATACGCATCGTCGAGAACAACGTGGCCCGCGAAATGCCCGTGGCCGACCTGCAATCGCCCCGCGAAGCCTATGAAAACATCATCAACCGCTTCCCCGACGCCTACACCCACCACGTGCTGCAAAACTGCAACCTCAACGACTATCTCAACACCAACGTCACCTTCGACAGCATCACCACCGACCGCCTCAAAGACAACCTGCTGCAACGCATTGCCCTCTCCGACGGCATCGTGCAAGCCGGCGAACGCATCGTCGACCGGGGCGAAATCGTCACCCCGCAAACCTACCGCATACTCAAATCGCTCGAATCCGTCTCGCTCAAAAAGAGTACCGTCAACGACCACCGGGGCTACACCGTCATCGGGCAGATTATCGTCTTCACCTGCCTCTTTGCCTTCTTCTACCTGTTCCTGGCCCTCTTCCGTCCGCAGACCTTCAACGAAATGCGCACCCTCGGCTTCATCATGATGCTCATCGTGGGACTCTCGCTCATCGCCTTTTTCTTCTCCGAAGTACGCGTACAAGGCATCTACCTCGTGCCCTTTGCCATCATACCCATCATAGTCGTCACCTTCTTCGATTCGCGCACGGCCCTCTACGTACACCTCATCACCGTACTCATCTGTGCCTTCACCGCCCCCTTTGCGCTCGAATTCATCTTCCTGCAACTCATCGTGGGCATGACCGCCATCGACAGCCTCAGCGACCTCTCCCGCCGGTCGCAACTCATGCGCTGCGCCGTACTCGTCTTCTTCGCCTACTGCTTCGCCTACATAGGGTATACGCTGCTCTCCGAGGGCGACTTGTCGAAACTCAACTACAACATGTTCATCTACTTCGGCATCAACTGCGTGTTCCTGCTCTTTGCCTACCTGCTCATCTACATCTTCGAGAAGAGCTTCGGATTCATCTCCACCGTCACGCTGGTCGAACTCTCCGATGTGAACAACCCCATACTGCGCCAGCTCTCCGAGGAGTGTCCCGGCACCTTCCAGCATTCGCTGCAAATCTCCAACCTCGCCGCCGAAGCAGCCAACAAGATTGGAGCCAAAGCCCAACTGGTACGTACCGGCGCCCTCTACCACGACATCGGCAAGCTGAAAAATCCCGCCTTCTTCACCGAAAACCAGTCGGGATTCAACCCACACACCCCCCTCTCGTTCGAGCAGAGTGCCCAGATTGTCATCTCGCACGTCAACGACGGATTGAAAATGGCCGATAAACACCGCCTGCCCCAAGCCATCAAAGACTTCATCGCCACCCACCACGGCAAGGGAAAGGCCAAGTTCTTCTACAACTCCTATCGCAACAAATACCCTGACCGCCCCGTCGACGAGTCGAAATTCACCTATCCCGGCCCCAACCCCTTCACCAAGGAGACCGGTATTCTCATGATGGCCGATGCCGTCGAAGCCGCCTCGCGCAGCCTCAAAGAGTACACCAACGAGAGCATCTCGCAACTCGTCAACCGCATCATCGACTCACAAATTGCCGACGGCCTGCTGCGCGACACCCCCCTCAGCTTCCGCGATGTCGAGACCATCAAGGCCACCTTTATCGAGAAGCTCAAAACCATCTACCACACCCGCATCAGCTATCCCGAACTCAACAAGAGCGAGAAGCCCCGCGAGGAGAAAGCGCCCGAGACACCGGCACAAACGACTGGTATTTAA